The Megasphaera stantonii genome includes a window with the following:
- a CDS encoding sigma-70 family RNA polymerase sigma factor codes for MLERYLEELKRISLLTPEEERALWKAYKDDGDMASRRKLIEQYQPLVFKEAMRWHIRADLLPDAVQEGTVGLIEAVERFDYRRNVAFPLFAVHRIRGEIVDYLNKEGSMASLSIDEPDENGLTLREMLPDEDVDIAEQTGRRLLFEHVAKTLQRLPQKEQAVLEGVYLQDKQQKYLARDMDVSLPYVYRLQKRGIRRIRGMLSQFIHDCKKK; via the coding sequence GTGCTGGAACGATATTTAGAAGAATTAAAGCGCATTTCCCTCTTGACGCCGGAGGAAGAGCGGGCCTTATGGAAGGCGTACAAGGACGACGGCGATATGGCCAGCCGCAGAAAGCTCATCGAGCAATATCAGCCTCTCGTATTCAAAGAGGCGATGCGCTGGCATATCCGGGCGGATTTGCTGCCTGACGCCGTGCAGGAAGGGACGGTCGGCCTCATCGAAGCCGTCGAGCGCTTTGACTACCGGCGCAATGTGGCTTTTCCTTTGTTTGCCGTACACCGCATTCGGGGAGAAATCGTTGACTACCTGAATAAGGAAGGCAGCATGGCGTCCTTGTCCATCGACGAGCCTGATGAAAACGGACTGACGCTGCGGGAAATGCTTCCTGACGAAGACGTAGATATTGCAGAGCAGACGGGGCGCCGATTGCTGTTTGAACACGTAGCCAAGACGCTGCAGCGTCTGCCGCAGAAGGAGCAGGCCGTCCTTGAGGGCGTGTATTTGCAGGATAAGCAGCAGAAATACCTGGCCCGCGACATGGACGTGAGCCTGCCTTATGTCTACCGCCTGCAGAAACGGGGGATTCGCCGCATCCGCGGCATGCTCAGTCAGTTTATTCACGACTGCAAAAAGAAGTAA
- the lpxD gene encoding UDP-3-O-(3-hydroxymyristoyl)glucosamine N-acyltransferase: MEKTVQELAEFLGGTVIGDGSAVISDIKGLAEAGKQDITFAVDPYTEYLPQVHAGAVMVEKEVPAGDNTLVIVENPRLAFSKLLVLFHPRQSVQSGVHPTAIVDESASVGANAAIMAYAVIGKNVKIGEDCIIYPYVFIGDNVSIGNGTTIFPSAVIHENCVLGERDVIRAHAVIGGEGFGFATKDGKHTRIPQIGNVEIGDDVEIGACTCIDNATLGSTKVAAGTKIDNLVHLGHNVEIGEDCFIIAQTGIAGSTKVGHHVIFAGQTGCTGHVTIGDNAVFAGKSGITGNMEGNKVYAGFPVRPHIEWSRTQAYIKRLPEMAKTIKALEKKIAELEKKAGV; this comes from the coding sequence GTGGAAAAAACAGTGCAAGAATTAGCAGAATTTTTGGGCGGAACTGTGATTGGCGACGGCAGCGCCGTGATTTCGGATATTAAAGGGTTGGCGGAAGCGGGGAAACAGGACATTACCTTCGCCGTCGATCCCTATACGGAATATCTTCCCCAGGTCCATGCCGGCGCCGTTATGGTTGAAAAAGAAGTACCTGCCGGCGACAATACCCTGGTGATCGTAGAAAATCCCCGCTTGGCTTTTTCCAAGCTCCTTGTGCTGTTTCATCCTCGCCAGTCTGTACAATCGGGCGTCCATCCTACGGCGATTGTCGATGAAAGCGCGTCTGTAGGGGCAAATGCCGCCATTATGGCGTACGCCGTTATCGGAAAGAACGTCAAGATCGGCGAAGACTGCATCATCTATCCCTACGTGTTCATTGGCGACAACGTTTCCATTGGTAACGGTACGACGATTTTCCCCAGCGCCGTTATCCATGAAAACTGCGTTCTGGGAGAACGCGACGTTATCCGGGCCCACGCCGTCATCGGCGGCGAAGGATTCGGCTTTGCTACGAAAGACGGCAAGCATACGCGCATTCCCCAAATCGGCAACGTCGAAATCGGAGACGACGTCGAAATCGGCGCCTGCACGTGTATTGACAACGCGACGCTTGGTTCGACAAAGGTAGCGGCGGGAACTAAAATCGACAACCTCGTCCACCTGGGCCATAACGTAGAAATCGGCGAAGATTGCTTTATTATCGCTCAGACGGGGATTGCCGGCAGCACGAAGGTCGGCCACCACGTTATTTTTGCTGGGCAAACGGGCTGCACGGGGCACGTTACGATTGGCGACAACGCCGTATTTGCCGGAAAATCAGGGATTACCGGCAACATGGAAGGCAATAAGGTCTACGCCGGATTCCCCGTCCGTCCCCACATCGAATGGAGCCGTACACAGGCCTACATCAAACGCCTGCCTGAAATGGCCAAGACGATCAAGGCGCTGGAAAAGAAAATTGCCGAATTAGAAAAGAAGGCGGGAGTGTAA
- a CDS encoding lysophospholipid acyltransferase family protein has product MYTFMKCLSFLICHIPFFMRRGLGSFFGVFFWTFVPKKRKVLARDQILECGLTTDAGEAMAIAKASTTRFGRMIIEVLSYPVYDKEILDKKIVFHGKEYLDELKESGEGAIFMASHAGNWELLGAYLAMSGYPLISVAQQQDNKGSDTFINEYRAMMKQHVTYKTGIRDMVRFLAKGHYIGLLMDQDPGYTGIMVKLFGRDTLTADGPAKLAGIQNYPILSIFIHEDRPYHYVVEALPPIRPYTSDAPLSKEEKKRIVYDVTQQLNDRLEAHIRKYPDEWFWLHNRWKWTKRYKEKQKLKEQQN; this is encoded by the coding sequence ATGTATACATTCATGAAATGCCTCAGTTTTCTGATTTGCCATATTCCCTTTTTCATGCGCCGCGGCCTGGGTTCGTTTTTCGGCGTCTTTTTCTGGACCTTTGTGCCGAAGAAGCGCAAGGTCTTGGCGCGGGATCAAATCCTTGAATGCGGCCTTACGACAGACGCCGGCGAAGCGATGGCGATTGCCAAAGCCAGCACGACGCGCTTCGGCCGTATGATCATCGAGGTGCTGTCTTATCCTGTGTACGACAAAGAGATTCTCGATAAAAAAATCGTATTTCATGGCAAAGAATATCTCGACGAGCTCAAGGAGAGCGGCGAGGGCGCGATTTTTATGGCTTCTCACGCAGGGAACTGGGAGCTTCTCGGCGCGTATTTGGCGATGAGCGGTTATCCCCTCATATCGGTGGCGCAGCAGCAGGACAATAAGGGGTCGGATACGTTCATCAACGAATACCGGGCGATGATGAAGCAGCACGTTACGTATAAGACGGGTATCCGCGACATGGTCCGGTTTTTGGCCAAGGGGCATTATATCGGTCTGCTCATGGACCAGGACCCGGGGTATACCGGCATCATGGTCAAATTGTTCGGCCGGGACACCTTGACTGCCGACGGGCCGGCGAAGCTGGCCGGCATACAAAACTATCCGATATTGTCTATTTTCATTCACGAAGACAGGCCCTATCATTACGTCGTAGAAGCGCTGCCGCCGATTCGGCCTTATACGTCTGACGCGCCGCTGTCGAAGGAAGAAAAGAAGCGGATCGTATATGACGTTACGCAGCAGCTGAACGATCGTCTGGAAGCGCATATCCGCAAGTATCCCGACGAATGGTTCTGGCTTCACAATCGCTGGAAATGGACGAAACGGTATAAAGAGAAACAAAAGCTGAAAGAACAACAGAACTAG
- a CDS encoding BamA/OMP85 family outer membrane protein — protein MNTRKKKLLVLMMTSAMMTCPVWASDETAAQPAPAAGATGYEPVGKDVVAADVVSAAGMSGTEKMAVNATITARADKATQDTMAAAQSGLTGYETEEELAAIAEGKTPEEIHKAAEASSQESAAPVAVPGTGYEAAPQAAETAAPAGTAQAAVPDASAQPAAAPVAPAAPAPKLPGTPVQFPARIGDFVVDTSVPNYPMAVIPPEGGVNLPYGSLVSDSDVAPYLNKTATSVTVSPVPDEKIEENILPRLAMRVGDAVNMAYIRHDLNVIGSTGIFSTVKPSFTNVPEGVMLNYTVQMNPVVNGIEITGNQSLSDGDIKKLITITPGSVLNTSIVSRDIAAINTTYNNAGYMLNRVSEVSLDEKGILHIGISEVHVEDISLRGNTKTRDKVILRELRFKKGDVFNREVASRSIQRVYNTGYFEDVNVRLLPGQKNAQDVIVEIDVVEQKTGTVTIGAGYSDSDGLVGILGLSETNLRGTGDKVSIQWEFGGETNSNKNYIFSYTHPWLNDQGDSIGFSLFDRENDYNDYDENGDEKADYDRQTRGFNITYGRVRSEYVSDFVTLETKETKYKDWNSGLNYPELSKDPDHPEYHDYMDDNFGRTNSLRWSHVFDNRDNVFDPTRGKRLSFTGVWAGNGLGGDFDYFKFIVENRLYYKVGHAHVIAVRLMGGIADGDMPYNDLFTLGGADNLRGYEDDEFRGDKMYLGTIEYRYPIAKKVQGVFFVDAGNAWGGTDKVPWYHDKDELHVAGGLGFRVTTPIGPIRLDYGVGDEGGKFHFSFGGKF, from the coding sequence ATGAATACGCGGAAGAAGAAGCTTCTTGTCTTGATGATGACCAGCGCAATGATGACCTGCCCGGTATGGGCAAGCGACGAAACGGCGGCGCAGCCGGCTCCGGCTGCCGGTGCGACGGGATATGAACCAGTAGGCAAGGACGTCGTCGCTGCTGATGTCGTTTCAGCCGCAGGAATGTCGGGCACTGAAAAGATGGCCGTCAACGCGACGATAACGGCGCGGGCCGACAAGGCGACGCAGGATACGATGGCAGCAGCCCAATCGGGGCTGACTGGGTATGAAACGGAGGAAGAGCTGGCAGCAATTGCTGAAGGCAAGACGCCGGAAGAAATTCATAAGGCCGCCGAAGCTTCTTCCCAGGAAAGCGCTGCTCCTGTTGCTGTTCCAGGTACTGGATATGAAGCTGCGCCTCAGGCCGCGGAAACAGCGGCTCCCGCTGGAACGGCTCAGGCCGCAGTGCCTGATGCTTCAGCTCAGCCTGCGGCAGCTCCGGTTGCACCTGCTGCGCCTGCTCCCAAACTGCCGGGCACGCCGGTACAGTTTCCGGCCAGAATCGGCGATTTTGTCGTAGATACGAGCGTTCCCAATTATCCTATGGCTGTCATTCCACCGGAAGGCGGGGTCAACCTGCCCTACGGCAGCCTCGTATCGGACAGCGACGTCGCGCCGTACCTCAACAAGACGGCTACGTCCGTTACGGTCAGCCCGGTGCCGGATGAAAAAATCGAAGAAAACATCCTTCCGCGATTGGCTATGCGCGTCGGCGACGCCGTCAATATGGCCTATATCCGCCATGACTTGAACGTCATCGGCTCGACAGGTATTTTTTCTACAGTGAAGCCGTCCTTTACCAACGTGCCTGAAGGGGTTATGCTGAACTACACCGTTCAGATGAATCCTGTCGTCAACGGCATAGAAATCACAGGGAATCAGTCCCTTTCGGACGGCGATATTAAAAAGCTCATTACGATTACGCCGGGCTCGGTGCTCAATACGTCTATTGTCAGCCGCGACATTGCCGCTATCAATACGACGTACAATAACGCTGGCTACATGCTGAACCGCGTATCGGAAGTCAGCCTCGACGAAAAAGGGATTCTTCACATCGGCATTTCCGAAGTCCATGTAGAAGACATTTCCCTGCGGGGCAATACGAAGACCCGTGATAAGGTTATTCTCCGCGAACTGCGTTTCAAGAAGGGCGACGTATTTAACCGCGAAGTTGCCAGCCGAAGCATTCAGCGCGTCTATAATACGGGCTACTTTGAAGACGTAAACGTCCGCCTTCTGCCGGGCCAGAAAAACGCCCAGGACGTCATCGTTGAAATCGACGTCGTAGAACAGAAAACAGGTACCGTTACCATCGGCGCCGGCTATTCCGATTCGGACGGCCTGGTAGGTATCCTGGGTCTGAGCGAAACGAACCTGCGCGGTACAGGCGATAAGGTCAGCATCCAGTGGGAATTTGGCGGCGAAACCAATTCCAACAAGAACTATATTTTCTCCTATACCCATCCGTGGCTCAACGATCAGGGCGATTCCATCGGCTTCAGCTTGTTCGACCGCGAAAATGATTATAACGACTACGACGAAAATGGTGATGAAAAGGCTGACTATGACCGCCAGACCCGGGGCTTTAATATCACCTACGGCCGCGTCCGCAGCGAATACGTCAGCGATTTCGTAACCTTGGAAACGAAGGAAACGAAGTACAAAGACTGGAACAGTGGATTGAATTATCCTGAATTATCGAAGGATCCTGATCATCCGGAATATCACGATTACATGGACGACAACTTCGGTCGTACGAACAGCCTGCGCTGGTCTCATGTATTCGATAACCGCGACAACGTCTTCGACCCGACGCGGGGCAAACGCCTGTCCTTTACGGGCGTTTGGGCCGGCAACGGCTTGGGCGGCGATTTCGACTACTTTAAGTTCATTGTCGAAAATCGCCTGTATTACAAGGTCGGCCATGCCCACGTCATCGCTGTACGCCTCATGGGCGGCATTGCCGATGGCGACATGCCGTACAACGACTTGTTCACGCTGGGCGGCGCCGATAACCTTCGCGGGTATGAAGACGACGAATTCCGCGGCGATAAGATGTATTTGGGTACGATCGAATACCGCTATCCTATTGCTAAGAAAGTACAGGGCGTATTCTTCGTCGATGCCGGCAACGCCTGGGGCGGCACGGATAAGGTTCCTTGGTACCATGATAAAGACGAACTGCACGTAGCCGGCGGCTTGGGCTTCCGCGTCACGACGCCTATCGGCCCGATTCGTCTTGACTACGGCGTAGGCGATGAAGGCGGCAAGTTCCACTTCAGCTTCGGCGGCAAGTTCTAA
- a CDS encoding OmpH family outer membrane protein yields the protein MMSEMGKKRNIKIFSGVIAVVFVLSIAGLAVMQMGNPVNAAPSSNIGVVDMSKVITPDNQDAVEAQKQLQQAGEDMQKQFDEQSANMTDEQKQALFQKMQEEMNQKQEEIFKGMKDKVDTAIGSVASTKGLSLVVDKRVVLYGGTDITDQVAKQLNDSQSK from the coding sequence ATGATGTCAGAAATGGGTAAAAAACGAAATATTAAAATTTTTTCCGGCGTAATCGCCGTCGTCTTCGTTCTCAGTATTGCCGGCTTAGCCGTCATGCAGATGGGGAATCCCGTAAACGCCGCGCCGTCGAGCAATATCGGCGTCGTCGATATGAGCAAAGTCATCACGCCGGATAATCAGGACGCCGTCGAAGCGCAGAAACAGCTTCAGCAGGCCGGCGAAGACATGCAGAAACAGTTTGACGAACAGTCTGCGAACATGACGGACGAACAAAAACAGGCGCTGTTCCAGAAAATGCAGGAAGAAATGAACCAGAAGCAGGAAGAAATCTTCAAGGGCATGAAGGATAAAGTCGATACGGCTATCGGTTCCGTCGCCAGCACGAAGGGCCTCAGCCTCGTCGTAGATAAGCGCGTCGTCCTGTACGGCGGTACGGACATTACCGATCAAGTAGCGAAGCAGCTGAACGATTCTCAGTCCAAATAA
- a CDS encoding OmpH family outer membrane protein: MKTMWKRLTAAALLTLCVGMLAGCGGEDRVGVVDLERVRKEAPLVQKYKEKTEEKQKSVTEELQKAQSTMSAEDFQKKQQQSQQELNIFAASMQRQFMSDIQTNLGEIAKEKEVGIVMVKEAVPNGGIDVTDELIAKLQ; encoded by the coding sequence ATGAAAACAATGTGGAAGCGGCTGACGGCTGCCGCGCTGTTAACCCTGTGCGTCGGCATGCTTGCCGGATGCGGCGGCGAAGACCGGGTCGGCGTCGTCGACTTGGAACGGGTGCGGAAGGAAGCGCCGCTCGTACAGAAATATAAAGAAAAAACGGAAGAAAAGCAAAAGTCCGTAACGGAGGAATTGCAGAAGGCGCAGAGCACGATGTCGGCTGAAGACTTCCAAAAGAAACAGCAGCAGTCGCAGCAGGAATTGAATATTTTTGCCGCCAGCATGCAGCGGCAGTTTATGTCGGATATTCAGACGAACTTGGGCGAAATAGCTAAAGAAAAAGAAGTGGGCATCGTCATGGTGAAAGAAGCCGTGCCTAACGGCGGCATCGACGTGACCGATGAGTTAATTGCAAAGCTGCAGTAA
- a CDS encoding translocation/assembly module TamB domain-containing protein, whose amino-acid sequence MKKKWIAGCAASAFFLSATAAFWMEKPALTQQLSEIVTTTANSKLNGTLSFASMDISLTGKVTISRPVIRDAKGRIVLESEDIDVYVNPVKILPSLWDGNVLASLDTVAVDKPVVHLWENEDGSWNVAALIKPSDTERGADFYGVVRLSDGVVRVLLPDGSGRTVALEDVDGSVSFAEYPKAIALTADASLDGYDLILSGTYTSARQYDMTIQAERIDASYAAPFIPKDVDVTILGGAAENVKARVADGKDGLFVSGQADIADGAAAAYGLSVDGLTGHVSLGTDDVLLKGVSGTINGQEFQADGIVKTNGASPVFNIDVDVPGAALDAFSEFIPAPVSGTVGFKGTLWGTADDVSGKGKLTASNVAYDGWLLDDGVADISYADHVAQIENLKAHAAGGEITGRGAYHADTGDFTAEAKAASVDLSQLPAVPVSVLGSVSAEVQAAGNLQSGTVQALGRAEAYGLSYNGIESDRSSADFSYTDGVITLSKLDMAVGGGTIRGGGTYDMHTGAPNIAFTAENVSLDVLSSAASVPMSGSVSAAGHVYGPDLQWELSVSGRNGSIQHLAFDSIDGTLRGVGRRIEIPAAYWRYKDGVHTLSGTVDLDTRAVSGTMTTEHMRLEKLLPAIGQGDLPMTGWADNTVSIRGTIDDPVAEGTFHLTSGSYAGYLYKNISADYRLDQGVLYISNGDISSYNASVSVQGSVGQSLNLDIEGKKLDISRMMPRSRLPRSGVFNVSAHIGGTPDNPTAGGSLRADTLTINGMELTNVRGDFAYYDKLVRLTDLHFDQSGGSYDANLLYRTEDGWMRGQAGVRNGDIASILKLAAVPVQKVEGHINGQIDLEGTASDPKASIIGQITDASLAGQAVEPADIDIRLEKGTVQVNKLSLKTGDSLLAAKGTYAFHGPVDMQVAARNFPSRALLDILGQTDVDVDTPIDFAAALGGTGDDLEADVSAQLNGGAINGVSFTNGFALLNIRDGNIHIDQAYLARDPYKVAAYGDIPVSALHGGRGAEPMNVTLKLDNTGLDILAVLTPAVESAQGGVEGELQLGGTLAEPQINGSVSVQDGSIQFSDVTYPLEHITGNIVFGGQNVSVTASATMDKEGAKDPGSVFVQGQAAWDGWHLTKYEGNLFLNRLALDCDYFKGPLNGTFTLGEGRRGPKLSGSIDIANTTLDIPLSFSDSSSAPELELDVSVNLGEKVRLYNPALYDLMVNGSARFRGSTTWPMPSGRFEASRGTVYYLNTTFRLSKARADFNQFGSFLPSVDIEGNTRVGQYGVLLTLRGPVENMDLVLRSDPPLTKQQIISLITLRNSSSKQQSSLNSEDMSTLVGSGIRMTLNSLGITQELEKALYLDMLTVTNGSLDFSDKHSDVSNNYYNIEMGKYLFDNFMLTAAFGLNHDDNRFGAQYDLGSRFSVNAWTSDDDSFVGGMYRYSFY is encoded by the coding sequence GTGAAGAAAAAATGGATAGCCGGCTGCGCTGCATCGGCCTTTTTTCTGTCGGCCACGGCGGCTTTTTGGATGGAAAAACCGGCTTTAACGCAGCAGCTGAGCGAAATCGTAACGACAACAGCAAATAGCAAGCTAAACGGAACCTTATCCTTCGCGTCGATGGATATTTCCCTGACGGGGAAGGTGACCATATCCCGTCCGGTTATCCGCGACGCGAAGGGGCGGATCGTGCTGGAAAGCGAAGATATCGACGTGTATGTCAATCCCGTCAAAATACTGCCTTCTCTATGGGATGGGAACGTATTGGCGTCGCTGGATACAGTAGCCGTCGACAAGCCCGTAGTGCATCTCTGGGAAAATGAAGACGGCTCGTGGAATGTTGCTGCCCTTATTAAACCGAGTGATACGGAAAGAGGCGCAGATTTTTACGGCGTCGTGCGCCTGAGCGACGGCGTCGTGCGCGTGCTGCTGCCTGATGGAAGCGGCAGGACGGTGGCTTTGGAAGACGTAGATGGCTCTGTGTCCTTTGCCGAATACCCCAAGGCCATCGCCTTGACAGCCGATGCCTCGCTGGACGGCTACGACCTGATTCTTTCGGGAACGTATACGTCGGCGCGGCAATATGATATGACGATACAGGCCGAACGCATCGACGCGTCGTATGCCGCTCCCTTTATTCCAAAGGACGTAGACGTGACGATTCTCGGCGGCGCTGCCGAGAATGTAAAAGCGCGGGTAGCCGACGGCAAAGACGGCCTCTTCGTATCGGGGCAGGCCGACATTGCAGACGGCGCAGCCGCCGCGTACGGCCTCAGCGTAGACGGGCTTACGGGCCATGTTTCCCTGGGGACGGACGATGTGCTGCTGAAAGGTGTATCGGGGACGATCAACGGCCAGGAATTTCAGGCCGACGGCATTGTGAAGACCAACGGCGCGTCTCCTGTATTCAATATAGACGTCGACGTGCCGGGTGCGGCGCTGGACGCTTTTTCTGAATTTATACCGGCTCCCGTTTCCGGTACAGTCGGATTTAAGGGAACCCTGTGGGGGACGGCCGACGACGTAAGCGGCAAGGGCAAGCTCACCGCTTCGAACGTCGCTTACGACGGCTGGCTTCTCGACGACGGCGTGGCGGATATTTCCTACGCAGACCACGTGGCGCAGATCGAAAATCTAAAAGCCCATGCCGCCGGAGGCGAGATTACGGGCCGCGGCGCTTATCATGCCGATACGGGCGATTTCACCGCCGAGGCGAAGGCTGCGTCTGTCGACTTGTCGCAGCTTCCTGCGGTCCCCGTTTCTGTATTGGGGTCTGTTTCGGCAGAAGTCCAGGCGGCCGGCAATCTCCAGAGCGGTACGGTGCAGGCCTTGGGCCGAGCGGAAGCCTACGGCCTTTCATACAACGGCATAGAATCGGATCGCAGTTCTGCCGATTTTTCCTACACCGACGGAGTTATTACCCTGTCGAAATTGGACATGGCTGTCGGCGGCGGCACGATTCGGGGCGGCGGTACCTATGATATGCATACGGGCGCGCCGAACATTGCCTTTACGGCAGAAAACGTGTCCCTCGACGTGCTGAGCTCTGCCGCCTCCGTGCCTATGAGCGGCTCTGTGTCGGCTGCAGGCCATGTATACGGCCCCGACCTGCAGTGGGAACTGTCTGTCAGCGGGCGGAACGGCTCGATTCAGCACTTGGCCTTTGATTCTATCGACGGAACCCTTCGCGGTGTCGGCCGTCGCATTGAAATCCCCGCTGCATACTGGCGATATAAAGACGGCGTTCATACACTGTCGGGAACGGTAGATTTAGATACGCGAGCCGTCAGCGGGACGATGACTACGGAGCACATGCGCCTGGAAAAACTCCTGCCGGCGATTGGGCAGGGCGATTTGCCCATGACGGGCTGGGCGGATAATACCGTGTCGATTCGCGGAACCATAGACGACCCGGTCGCAGAGGGAACCTTCCACTTGACCAGCGGTTCCTACGCCGGGTACTTATATAAAAATATCAGCGCCGACTATCGCCTGGATCAGGGCGTCCTTTATATTTCGAACGGCGATATTTCGTCGTACAACGCGTCTGTATCCGTACAGGGCTCTGTCGGCCAGTCCTTGAACCTGGATATTGAAGGAAAGAAACTGGATATTTCCCGCATGATGCCGCGCAGCCGCCTGCCGCGGAGCGGCGTGTTCAACGTCAGCGCCCATATTGGCGGCACGCCGGACAACCCGACGGCCGGAGGCTCTCTGCGGGCTGATACGCTTACGATCAACGGCATGGAGCTGACGAACGTACGTGGTGATTTTGCGTATTATGACAAGCTGGTGCGCCTGACGGATCTGCACTTTGACCAAAGCGGCGGCTCGTACGATGCGAACCTGCTGTACCGTACGGAAGACGGTTGGATGCGCGGACAGGCCGGCGTTCGCAACGGCGACATCGCCAGCATCCTGAAGCTGGCCGCCGTGCCTGTACAGAAGGTAGAAGGGCATATAAACGGCCAAATTGATTTGGAAGGGACGGCGTCTGATCCGAAAGCGTCTATTATAGGGCAGATTACGGACGCGTCGCTGGCCGGACAAGCTGTCGAACCGGCAGATATAGATATTCGCCTGGAAAAGGGAACGGTACAGGTCAATAAGCTGTCCCTGAAGACCGGCGACAGCCTGCTGGCCGCGAAGGGGACTTATGCCTTCCACGGTCCCGTCGATATGCAGGTGGCGGCCCGCAATTTCCCGTCCCGGGCCTTGCTGGATATTTTGGGGCAGACTGACGTAGACGTCGATACGCCCATTGATTTTGCCGCGGCCCTGGGCGGTACGGGCGACGATTTGGAAGCCGACGTGTCGGCGCAGCTGAACGGCGGCGCTATTAACGGCGTATCCTTCACCAACGGCTTTGCCTTATTGAACATCCGCGATGGAAATATACATATCGATCAGGCCTATTTAGCCCGCGATCCCTATAAAGTCGCGGCCTACGGCGACATACCTGTCAGCGCGCTTCACGGCGGGCGGGGCGCCGAGCCGATGAATGTGACGCTCAAGCTCGACAACACGGGGCTGGATATTTTAGCGGTCCTGACGCCTGCCGTCGAGTCGGCTCAGGGCGGCGTCGAAGGGGAGCTGCAGCTGGGAGGCACGCTGGCAGAGCCGCAGATAAACGGCAGCGTGAGCGTGCAGGACGGTTCCATCCAGTTCAGCGATGTCACCTATCCGCTGGAACACATTACGGGCAATATCGTATTTGGCGGCCAGAACGTCTCTGTAACCGCCTCGGCGACGATGGACAAAGAAGGCGCCAAGGATCCGGGCAGCGTTTTCGTCCAAGGCCAGGCCGCCTGGGACGGCTGGCATTTGACGAAGTATGAAGGCAATCTGTTTTTGAATCGCCTGGCCTTGGACTGCGATTACTTTAAAGGCCCGCTGAACGGGACCTTTACCTTAGGCGAAGGTCGGCGAGGTCCTAAGCTAAGCGGTTCTATCGATATAGCGAATACGACCCTGGATATACCCCTGAGCTTTTCCGATAGTTCCAGCGCTCCCGAGTTGGAATTGGACGTTTCTGTAAACTTAGGGGAAAAAGTAAGGTTGTATAATCCGGCATTATATGATTTAATGGTAAATGGCTCTGCTCGTTTCAGAGGATCGACGACATGGCCCATGCCGTCGGGCCGGTTCGAAGCGTCGCGCGGGACGGTCTATTACTTAAATACGACGTTCCGCCTGTCTAAAGCCCGGGCTGACTTTAATCAGTTCGGCTCGTTCCTGCCGTCTGTCGACATCGAAGGGAACACGCGCGTCGGCCAGTACGGCGTCTTGCTGACGCTCCGAGGTCCTGTAGAAAATATGGACCTGGTGCTGCGGTCGGACCCGCCGCTTACGAAGCAGCAGATCATTTCCTTGATTACGCTGCGCAACAGCAGCAGTAAGCAGCAGAGCTCCCTGAACAGCGAGGACATGAGTACCCTCGTCGGTTCGGGTATCCGCATGACCCTGAACAGCCTGGGTATTACGCAGGAGCTGGAAAAGGCGCTGTATCTGGACATGCTGACCGTTACCAACGGGTCTTTGGATTTCAGCGACAAGCACAGCGATGTAAGCAACAACTATTACAACATCGAAATGGGCAAATATCTGTTTGATAACTTCATGCTTACGGCGGCTTTCGGGTTAAATCACGACGACAACCGTTTCGGCGCCCAGTATGATTTGGGCAGCCGGTTCAGCGTCAACGCCTGGACGTCCGACGACGACAGTTTTGTCGGCGGCATGTACCGCTATTCATTCTATTAG